Proteins from a genomic interval of Yarrowia lipolytica chromosome 1E, complete sequence:
- a CDS encoding uncharacterized protein (Compare to YALI0E03828g, similar to uniprot|P78795 Schizosaccharomyces pombe SPBC18H10.03 Probable eukaryotic translation initiation factor 3 RNA-binding subunit (eIF-3 RNA-binding subunit) (eIF3 p33) (Translation initiation factor eIF3 p33 subunit), similar to Saccharomyces cerevisiae TIF35 (YDR429C); ancestral locus Anc_5.536) translates to MQTFHHQDTGSEDFRQNTMDEKWADDDEFSTPQITQNADGTKTIVTHRMDDGKKYKRSVTIKNQSVTEKVLNCVAERSKWTKYGKELGAPPGPNRMTTTIGEDIVFVLGLKSDQPEEEVEEEEAAAAAPRVGEDKGVKCRLCQGPHFTSKCPYKETLGGSTAAGGMGRSLGGDEPAGAAKTGGYVPPHLRNKGPGGPGGPGGAAGGRSDDDDELTLRVTNLSEEATDDDLRRMFGKYGMINRVYVAKDRDTGRPRGFAFVTYTLKSHAQAALEAMDGHGFDNLIMKVDYSKKRN, encoded by the coding sequence ATGCAGACCTTCCATCATCAAGACACAGGTTCAGAAGACTTTCGACAGAACACAATGGACGAAAAGTGggccgacgacgacgagttttCTACTCCCCAGATCACACAGAACGCCGATGGCACCAAGACCATCGTGACTCATCGAATGGATGATGGCAAGAAGTACAAGCGGTCCGTCaccatcaagaaccagaGCGTGACAGAGAAGGTGCTCAACTGTGTTGCTGAGCGATCCAAATGGACCAAGTACGGCAAGGAGCTtggagctcctcctggtcCCAACCGAATGACCACCACCATTGGAGAAGATATCGTCTTTGTGCTTGGCCTTAAGTCTGATcagcccgaggaggaggttgaggaggaggaggcagctgctgccgccCCTCGTGTCGGAGAGGACAAGGGAGTCAAGTGTCGACTTTGTCAGGGCCCCCATTTCACCTCGAAGTGTCCTTACAAGGAGACTCTTGGTGGATCCACAGCTGCCGGAGGCATGGGTCGATCTCTTGGTGGAGACGAGCCTGCTGGCGCTGCGAAGACTGGAGGCTACGTTCCCCCTCATCTTCGAAACAAGGGTCCTGGTGGTCCTGGTGGTCCTGGcggtgctgctggtggccgaagcgacgacgacgacgagctcaCTCTCCGAGTTACCAACCTGTCGGAGGAGGCCACAGACGACGATCTGCGACGAATGTTCGGCAAGTACGGTATGATCAACCGAGTCTACGTTGCCAAGGACCGAGATACCGGCCGACCCCGAGGCTTTGCCTTTGTTACCTACACACTCAAGTCACACGCTCAGGCTGCTCTCGAGGCCATGGATGGTCATGGTTTCGACAACCTGATTATGAAGGTCGACTACTCCAAGAAGAGAAACTAG
- a CDS encoding uncharacterized protein (Compare to YALI0E03762g, no similarity), with protein MFPSFSSFKQSAQEQGEEDENDRRKRSRQDRDDKPRKRHERGSDRRRHRHREGLRDSERRSRRTDHEHDKPAFTTDVINERIGHASHLFFLDETGDDALLKFSQPYRKELPTYRRASNLVVGDHLRIIPSKEDFEKFLVTLCRVNPSEVPSSSHDSGTDSAYYLKYHQCPKKSVPYYMVAEEGSSTVTTDSFISIEETPSTTDDILKGLLQQRMQIQRDLNMHPTVSQWEQMAAIQEAIAILGSSKLKLSEDQKLQLNISVFTVALKGLPEEPDIVLRYMDAFEGLLSLNNIDSDVNTKWKSFTAYDQNPPKSLVADVRIWERRVDALLLDRHSNFTTIYLGLEKIFADIKEWKTKDESVDMDTIYHASLRRLFVIWDDLGYTTWTVNLIQALLEHAFFFKYDESLEDFWSTRQPRLGDSRSKGWKYSPKDPVSLPEGTDDRTPFDEVLFEDISPFIQTSQDNLQLLWACLLHMGLIIPGKTLPRSLMFEISEDQIVNNPQVTSQAIHLCELIFREVEDDPDYKAFTTWWGDSDYTADSSNELFEVGTRIRSMASRGLAFDPRIFSKLEQFLDTEPGWQLFLTYGQLTGLDCSYILREAVSRIPMPFSWWKAYIESVGNAEKQELMHLALHKLPWSRDLHVWLNQCDWVSPDHKEAIRTAMMRRQMNISLGVLDDDTS; from the coding sequence ATGTTTCCTAGCTTCAGCTCGTTCAAGCAGTCCGCGCAAGAGCAGGGTGAGGAAGATGAAAATGATAGACGCAAGAGATCACGCCAAGACAGAGACGACAAACCCAGAAAACGCCACGAACGCGGCAGCGACAGACGCAGACACAGGCACAGGGAGGGACTCAGAGACTCGGAAAGACGGTCTAGAAGAACAGATCACGAGCACGACAAACCGGCATTTACGACTGATGTGATTAACGAGAGAATTGGCCATGCCAGCCATTTATTCTTTCTAGACGAGACTGGAGATGATGCATTGTTGAAGTTCTCACAGCCTTATAGAAAGGAACTTCCAACATACAGGAGGGCTTCCAACCTAGTTGTGGGAGACCACCTCCGGATTATCCCTAGCAAGGAGGATTTTGAGAAGTTTTTAGTAACATTATGTCGGGTGAATCCATCAGAAGTGCCAAGCTCCAGTCATGATTCAGGTACAGATTCCGCTTACTATCTCAAATACCACCAGTGTCCTAAGAAGTCAGTTCCTTACTACATGGTAGCCGAGGAGGGGTCTTCCACTGTGACCACCGACAGCTTCATCTCAATTGAAGAGACCCCATCTACTACCGATGATATCCTCAAGGGTTTGTTGCAGCAGAGAATGCAGATTCAACGAGACTTGAATATGCACCCCACCGTCAGTCAATGGGAGCAGATGGCTGCCATTCAGGAGGCGATTGCGATTCTGGGCTCATCCAAACTGAAGCTAAGTGAAGACCAAAAGCTACAGTTGAATATTTCTGTTTTCACTGTCGCCCTGAAGGGGCTTCCCGAGGAGCCAGATATTGTGCTGAGGTACATGGATGCATTCGAAGGTCTTCTCTCACTCAATAATATTGATTCTGATGTGAACACAAAGTGGAAGTCCTTCACTGCGTACGACCAGAACCCACCAAAATCACTGGTTGCTGACGTGCGTATCTGGGAAAGAAGAGTAGACGCGCTACTGCTGGACAGACACAGCAACTTCACAACAATCTACCTTGGATTGGAGAAGATCTTCGCCGACATTAAGGAGTGGAAGACCAAGGATGAGTCAGTTGACATGGATACTATTTACCATGCTAGTCTTCGGCGCTTGTTTGTCATTTGGGACGATCTAGGATACACAACGTGGACTGTGAACCTCATACAAGCCTTACTAGAGCACgctttcttcttcaaatATGATGAGTCTTTGGAAGACTTTTGGAGCACACGGCAGCCCCGACTGGGCGATTCGCGATCCAAGGGATGGAAGTACTCGCCCAAGGATCCAGTTTCATTACCTGAGGGCACCGATGATCGGACCCCATTCGACGAAGTCTTATTCGAAGACATTTCGCCCTTTATACAAACTTCTCAAGACAACCTACAGCTGCTCTGGGCGTGTTTGTTACACATGGGACTTATCATTCCGGGAAAGACCCTTCCTCGGTCTCTTATGTTTGAAATCTCAGAAGACCAGATTGTCAACAACCCCCAGGTCACTTCTCAGGCAATTCATCTGTGTGAGTTGATTTTCAGGGAAGTGGAGGATGATCCCGACTATAAAGCATTTACTACCTGGTGGGGCGATTCGGACTACACGGCTGACTCTTCAAACGAGCTTTTCGAGGTTGGTACGAGAATCAGGAGCATGGCAAGTAGAGGCTTGGCCTTTGACCCTAGAATATTTAGCAAGCTAGAACAATTCCTTGATACGGAGCCAGGCTGGCAGCTGTTTCTCACTTACGGGCAGCTCACTGGGCTCGACTGCTCTTATATTCTCAGAGAGGCTGTTTCTCGCATCCCGATGCCATTTTCTTGGTGGAAGGCATACATTGAGTCAGTTGGAAACGCGGAGAAACAAGAGCTGATGCATCTGGCATTACACAAGTTGCCATGGAGTCGGGATTTGCATGTTTGGCTGAACCAGTGTGACTGGGTGTCTCCTGACCATAAAGAAGCAATCAGAACCGCCATGATGAGACGACAAATGAACATCTCGTTGGGCGTTCTTGATGATGATACATcgtag
- a CDS encoding uncharacterized protein (Compare to YALI0E03740g, weakly similar to uniprot|Q12489 Saccharomyces cerevisiae YDL012c), whose protein sequence is MSNQDYYGEKGPQQPPQSYQQGPPQHGGGYPQQQQQPYYVQQGPQQGGGGGACAGCPSAGGFFGNCLSMVCAMVCANEIMGAIGQC, encoded by the exons atgaGCAACCAGGACTACTACGGA GAGAAGGGCCCCCAACAGCCCCCCCAATCCTACCAGCAGGGCCCTCCCCAACACGGTGGAGGATacccccagcagcagcagcagccctACTACGTCCAGCAGGGTCCTCAGcagggaggaggaggaggagcttgCGCCGGATGCCCCTCTGCAGGAGGCTTCTTCGGTAACTG TTTGTCCATGGTCTGTGCCATGGTTTGTGCCAACGAGATTATGGGCGCCATCGGCCAGTGTTAA
- a CDS encoding uncharacterized protein (Compare to YALI0E03784g, some similarities with DEHA0F19514g Debaryomyces hansenii) codes for MRLQLRSFSTSLRRANNVSQQLKDLPSVSGGGPFPLLPQFQPIGTPPSLVSVSLPASSTLFARRGSIVSINGQLDTITSRLSSLSAFARTVQGMPFLYNRISATAPATLLVSTNTSYQSSLAIVSLDGRTDWTVAQRDALFAWAGAALHVQPNTSLFGSARGGTTRWGNTYLTGRGDVALVGRGQIFKIDLSEDEDILVHPANLLAYTTSQGSANPHGQFVKLNHSAPLLQLPKLPFIERLLANNSLLKSYLDSDFHRAVQNTNKSIRKTWAKWFGTGNQLLQIQGPRTILIQSQRTDLREIVSRNDLAKVGSSD; via the coding sequence ATGCGTCTCCAATTGCGCAGCTTCTCGACCTCGCTTAGACGCGCAAACAATGTCTCGCAGCAACTGAAGGACCTTCCCTCcgtctctggaggagggccTTTCCCTCTGCTGCCTCAGTTCCAGCCCATTGGCACTCCCCCTTCCctggtgtctgtgtctctgcccgcctcctccacgCTGTTTGCCCGACGAGGCTCCATTGTCAGTATCAACGGTCAGCTCGACACCATCACCTCTCGTCTGTCATCTCTGTCTGCCTTCGCTCGAACTGTCCAGGGCATGCCCTTCCTCTACAACCGAATCTCGGCCACCGCTCCTGCCACTCTTCTGGTTTCTACCAACACCTCTTACCAGAGTTCTCTGGCCATTGTGTCTCTGGACGGCCGAACCGACTGGACCGTTGCCCAGCGAGACGCTTTGTTCGCCTGGGCCGGAGCTGCTCTCCATGTCCAGCCCAACACCTCTCTGTTTGGTTCTGCTCGAGGTGGAACCACTCGATGGGGCAACACCTACCTGACCGGACGAGGTGATGTTGCACTCGTTGGTCGAGGTCAGATCTTCAAGATTGATCTctccgaggacgaggacatCCTGGTCCACCCCGCAAATCTGCTGGCATACACCACTTCCCAGGGCAGCGCCAACCCCCATGGACAGTTCGTCAAGCTGAATCACTCTGCTCCTTTGCTGCAGCTGCCCAAGTTGCCCTTCATTGAGCGACTACTGGCCAACAACTCTCTGCTCAAGAGCTACCTGGACTCTGACTTCCACCGAGCCGTCCAGAACACCAACAAGTCGATCCGAAAGACCTGGGCCAAATGGTTCGGGACCGGtaaccagctgctgcagatCCAGGGACCCCGAACCATCCTAATCCAGAGTCAGAGAACTGATCTCCGAGAGATTGTTTCACGAAACGACCTAGCCAAGGTAGGCTCCAGCGACTAA
- a CDS encoding uncharacterized protein (Compare to YALI0E03806g, weakly similar to uniprot|Q04066 Saccharomyces cerevisiae YDR428c, similar to Saccharomyces cerevisiae YDR428C; ancestral locus Anc_5.535): MTTITKLTYGPDPRQYSNVWIPKGSKAPSHWVIFMHGGAWVDYKQTEKDGDELMEAVVDGNVWGASIEYRLAPEVSGKTFAEDVYNAIKSIFDKYPAAPWTMIGHSAGAFHSLKLDTDVKEKGGFASPTNIILSEGIYDLRTLVDDHPTYSYFTNPAWGEDKAKWDEESPLLHHQACPKINYTIVHSDIDELVPFDGQPQLLAKKWKQQGVPFDFEVIRGLKHNDVFISSEFAKIANEIIQKSS; this comes from the coding sequence atgACCACTATCACCAAGCTCACTTACGGCCCTGACCCTCGTCAGTACTCTAATGTTTGGATCCCTAAGGGATCTAAGGCTCCTTCGCACTGGGTCATTTTCATGCACGGAGGTGCCTGGGTCGACTACAAGCAGACCGAGAaggatggagatgagcttATGGAGGCTGTTGTCGATGGCAACGTCTGGGGTGCTTCTATCGAGTACCGACTTGCCCCCGAGGTCTCTGGAAAGACCTTTGCTGAGGACGTTTACAACGCTATCAAGTCAATCTTCGACAAGTATCCTGCTGCCCCCTGGACCATGATTGGTCACTCTGCCGGTGCCTTCCACTCTCTCAAGCTCGACACCGACGTCAAGGAAAAGGGCGGATTTGCTTCCCCTACTAACATTATCCTTTCCGAGGGTATCTACGATCTGCGAACTCTTGTGGATGACCACCCCACCTACTCCTACTTTACCAACCCAGCCTGGGGTGAGGACAAAGCCAAGTGGGACGAGGAGAGCCCccttctccatcaccagGCTTGCCCCAAGATCAACTACACCATTGTCCACTCTGACATTGATGAGCTTGTTCCCTTTGACGGCCAGCCTCAGCTCCTTGCCAAGAAATGGAAGCAGCAGGGTGTTCCCTTTGACTTTGAAGTCATTCGAGGTCTTAAGCACAACGATGTCTTCATCAGCTCCGAGTTTGCCAAGATTGCCAACGAGATTATCCAGAAGTCTTCTTAG